The Rhodothermales bacterium genome includes a region encoding these proteins:
- a CDS encoding sigma-70 family RNA polymerase sigma factor, translated as MQAFDSDAVLRAQAGDDGARERLLQALEPILRRFFLSRIGGRPDVDDLVQNTLLRVHTGLEALQNPARLKAFSMKAAVFELQDFYRGRYSGREYLYDPERPPADPGGTESTGLRVDLERALDVLTPKARRIIELREMGYQYKDIADMVDTTEAAVKMQVKRAFERLRSELLALVIGPLSLLLG; from the coding sequence ATGCAAGCTTTCGATTCGGATGCCGTCCTCCGGGCGCAGGCAGGCGACGACGGGGCCCGCGAGCGACTGCTCCAGGCCCTCGAGCCGATCCTGCGGCGGTTCTTCCTGAGCCGCATCGGCGGTCGGCCCGACGTAGACGACCTCGTGCAGAATACCCTCCTCCGCGTGCATACCGGCCTCGAAGCGCTCCAGAATCCGGCGCGGCTCAAGGCGTTCTCGATGAAGGCCGCCGTGTTCGAACTGCAGGACTTCTACCGGGGCCGCTACAGCGGGCGCGAGTACCTCTACGACCCCGAACGCCCGCCGGCCGACCCCGGCGGCACGGAGTCGACGGGCCTGCGGGTGGACCTCGAACGTGCGCTCGACGTGCTCACGCCGAAGGCCCGCCGCATCATCGAACTGCGCGAGATGGGGTACCAATACAAAGACATCGCGGACATGGTGGACACCACCGAAGCCGCCGTGAAGATGCAGGTCAAGCGCGCCTTCGAGCGGCTGCGCAGCGAGCTCCTCGCGCTCGTGATCGGCCCCCTATCCCTCCTGCTCGGCTGA
- a CDS encoding DNA-3-methyladenine glycosylase, with translation MSYDLDTAAAHLASADPVMARLVDIVGPCRLEFARLDNPFQSLLRAIVFQQLSGKAAATIHRRLLDLFPGEHPDPDEILDTSDDTLRSVGLSRAKTAAAKDLAGRTLDGTVPPRDVLLTMDDAEIVARLTLVRGVGPWTVEMLLIFQLGRPDVLPVTDLGVRNGVRRAYGLDDLPAPKELRAFGERWAPYRSVASWYLWRAADLVEWTAPMPGRGGKGLGELRR, from the coding sequence ATGAGCTACGACCTCGACACCGCCGCCGCCCACCTCGCCTCGGCTGACCCCGTGATGGCGCGGCTCGTCGACATCGTCGGGCCGTGCCGGCTGGAGTTCGCCCGGCTCGACAACCCGTTCCAGTCGCTCCTCCGCGCCATCGTCTTCCAGCAGCTCTCCGGCAAGGCCGCCGCGACGATCCACCGCCGCCTCCTCGACCTCTTCCCCGGTGAGCACCCCGACCCCGACGAGATCCTCGACACGTCCGACGACACGCTCCGCTCGGTCGGCCTCTCCCGCGCCAAGACCGCCGCCGCCAAAGACCTCGCGGGGCGGACGCTGGACGGGACCGTGCCGCCGCGCGACGTCCTCCTCACGATGGACGACGCCGAGATCGTGGCCCGGCTGACGCTCGTGCGCGGCGTCGGACCGTGGACGGTCGAGATGCTGCTGATCTTCCAGCTCGGCCGGCCGGACGTGCTGCCGGTGACGGACCTCGGCGTGCGCAACGGGGTGCGCCGGGCGTACGGGCTCGACGACCTCCCCGCGCCGAAGGAGCTGCGGGCGTTCGGCGAGCGGTGGGCGCCGTACCGGAGCGTCGCGAGCTGGTACCTCTGGCGCGCCGCCGACCTCGTGGAGTGGACGGCACCGATGCCGGGCCGCGGGGGAAAAGGGCTCGGCGAGTTGCGCCGATAG
- a CDS encoding geranylgeranylglycerol-phosphate geranylgeranyltransferase, which translates to MFFAGVALGGLLAAGPSAFVGSEGRALALATASAALIGAGANAINDVFDVEIDRVNRPDRPLPAGVLSVGAARVFWGLTSGAGVGLSAWLSPLHVAIAVGSVALLYGYSARLKRTALFGNLAVAAVLGLAILYGGLAVSPAAWSVPLLGAAFAFGSTLAREVAKDIEDAVGDATGGARTLPLVAGPQIAVWVAVAAVGATLASFPLALVAGLGADFFALGLPAAGLLLAAAWALLGAPNALLRRRAGRASALLKAAMVAGILALAAARLVDGTW; encoded by the coding sequence ATGTTCTTCGCAGGCGTCGCGCTCGGCGGCCTTCTCGCGGCCGGACCGAGCGCGTTCGTCGGAAGTGAAGGGCGGGCCCTCGCCCTCGCCACCGCGAGCGCGGCGCTCATCGGCGCGGGCGCGAACGCGATCAACGACGTGTTCGACGTGGAGATCGACCGGGTGAACCGGCCGGACCGACCGCTGCCTGCGGGCGTGCTCTCGGTTGGGGCGGCCCGCGTGTTCTGGGGACTCACGTCCGGCGCCGGCGTGGGGTTGAGCGCGTGGCTTTCCCCGCTGCACGTCGCGATTGCCGTCGGTTCGGTGGCGCTGCTCTACGGCTACAGCGCGCGGCTGAAGCGGACGGCGCTGTTCGGCAACCTCGCCGTCGCGGCCGTGCTCGGCCTCGCGATCCTTTACGGCGGCCTCGCCGTGTCTCCGGCCGCGTGGTCGGTGCCGCTCCTCGGCGCGGCGTTCGCCTTCGGCTCGACGCTCGCGCGTGAGGTGGCGAAGGACATCGAAGACGCCGTCGGTGATGCGACGGGCGGGGCACGGACGTTGCCGCTCGTCGCCGGGCCGCAGATTGCGGTGTGGGTGGCGGTGGCGGCGGTGGGCGCGACGCTGGCGTCCTTCCCGCTCGCGCTCGTGGCGGGGCTGGGCGCGGACTTCTTCGCGCTGGGGCTCCCAGCCGCTGGGCTCCTGCTGGCAGCGGCGTGGGCCCTCCTCGGCGCGCCGAACGCGCTGCTGCGCCGCCGGGCGGGCAGGGCGAGCGCGCTTCTCAAAGCGGCGATGGTCGCGGGCATCCTCGCGCTCGCCGCCGCCCGATTAGTCGACGGAACGTGGTAA